TTTTCTTTCTCGATAACGCGTTCAACAAAATAGGGCGTAACGGGGAGAAAATAAATTTTGTCAGCCATTCCTTCGCTCGTTTGAATTGTAGCAATGTTTGGATTGACAAGTACAGTTTCAATTCCCTCTTCACGCAGTGCTTTCAAACATTGACTTCCACTGTAATCGAATTCGCCTGCTTCTCCGATTTTCAAACTTCCGCTGCCGAGAACGAGAACTTTTTTCATATTTATCATTTCAACATCGAAATAAATTCATCAAAAAGAAATTCCGTATCAAACGGTCCCGGTGTATGTTCCGGATGAAATTGTACACTGAAACACGGTTTCGTTTTGTGTTTCAGTCCTTCGTTTGTTCCGTCATTTGAATTGACATAAAATTCTTCCCATTCATTGTTAAGCGATTTCATATCAACAGCAAAACCGTGATTTTGTGTCGTGATGTAACAGCGCTTCGTTCCTACAAGTGTACACGGCTGATTTTGTGAACGATGTCCATAACGGAGTTTGTAGGTATTTCCTCCTGCGGCGAGTGCAAGCAATTGATTTCCCAAACAAATTCCGAATGTTGGAATATTCTGCTCAATTGTTTTACGAATGTGAGAAATAGTTTTACCATTCATTTTCGGGTTGCCGGGACCATTGGAAATCATCACTCCATCAAAAGATTCATTGGAAAAATCATAATCATAGGGAACTCGCAAGATGGAAATATTCCTTTTTATAAAATTCCTCACGATATTGTTCTTTGCACCGCAATCAATGAGAATAATTTTTTTCTTTCCGTTCTTGTTATACAAAATTGGTTCTTCAACTGTAACGGATTGAACAATATCAATCGCATTCGGGTCATAAAAATCTGTCTCCTCCTTTTCAAAAATTATCTTTCCGAGCATTGTTCCTTGCTCCCGAAGAGTTTTAGTGAGTCTTCGCGTATCTATACCATACACAGCTGGTATATTTTCTTTCTTGAGCCACTCGGATAAACTTTGCTTTGCGTTCCAATGCGAATATTCAAAAGAATAATCTGAAACTACTAATGCGCGAACGTGAATTCTACTTGATTCAAAATTCTTGTACAAATCATACTCTTTTTCATCAGATGGTACTCCGTAATTGCCGATGAGTGGAAATGTATATGTGAGAATTTGACCCGCATAACTTGGGTCGGTGAGAGATTCCGTATAACCAACCATTCCAGTAGCAAACACAACTTCACCCGAAGTCGAGTGTTCTGCGCCGAATGAATAGCCTTGAAATTCGCTACCGTTTTCTAAAACGAGGGTGATGGATTTGTTCAATAGTTGGTTTAAAAATAAATCGAATGAATATAAAAAATGCCGACGGAAAATCGGCATTACAAATTATCGTTTCACTTCATTCCACAACGGACAAAGTATTGGCTCGTTTCCTTTTAGATTTTTCTCGAATAGATTTTTACACATCGCAAGTTCGATGGGATTGTTATTCACTTTTTTCAAAACCAAATCGGAAAGACATTCAATAAATGTTTGTGAGTCATTCAACGCCGGCATCATTTCAAATTGTTGTATTCCGAGATGCCCTGCTTCTTCGCGCGTTTCGATATTAATTTCGTGCAACGTTTCGATGTGTTCTGTTACAAATGCAATTGGAATGATGAGCAAGTGCTTTCTTCCTTTCTCTGCAAGTTGTTTTATTGTTGCGTTCAGCGATGGTTTTAACCATTGCGCAGGACCAACTTTGCTTTGATAACACAACGTGTTTTGCGATTTCCATTTCCCTTTTTCCAAAACAAGTTTCACCGTTTCTTCGATGTGTCGTTGATACGGGTCTCCTAATTTTATCATTGATACCGGAACTCCGTGCGCAGAAAAAACCAAATCAATTTCATTCGCATCGAGGTGAGAAAAATTATTCAATGCAGAATTTATGTTCTCAACAATTGCATCAATGTATTTCGGATGATTGTGATAACAGCAAATGGAAGCGATTGGAATCGAAGTGTAATTTTTTCGTTTGCTTACGCGATACCATTCTTTGAAACTCGATAGTGTTGTCGCTTTGGAATATTGCGGATACAACGGAAGTAAAACGATTTTTGTGAAATTATGATTTTTCATCTCATCAATTATTTCATACGTAAACGGTTTCCAATAACGCATTGCGACAAATACTTTTACATCAATAGTTTTGTTTAACTCTCTTTCTAATGCAACTGCTTGTGCATTGGTGAGGTCAAGGATAGGAGATTTACC
This region of Ignavibacteria bacterium genomic DNA includes:
- the carA gene encoding glutamine-hydrolyzing carbamoyl-phosphate synthase small subunit, whose amino-acid sequence is MPIFRRHFLYSFDLFLNQLLNKSITLVLENGSEFQGYSFGAEHSTSGEVVFATGMVGYTESLTDPSYAGQILTYTFPLIGNYGVPSDEKEYDLYKNFESSRIHVRALVVSDYSFEYSHWNAKQSLSEWLKKENIPAVYGIDTRRLTKTLREQGTMLGKIIFEKEETDFYDPNAIDIVQSVTVEEPILYNKNGKKKIILIDCGAKNNIVRNFIKRNISILRVPYDYDFSNESFDGVMISNGPGNPKMNGKTISHIRKTIEQNIPTFGICLGNQLLALAAGGNTYKLRYGHRSQNQPCTLVGTKRCYITTQNHGFAVDMKSLNNEWEEFYVNSNDGTNEGLKHKTKPCFSVQFHPEHTPGPFDTEFLFDEFISMLK
- the hemH gene encoding ferrochelatase, coding for MRQNEKIAVVLFQLGGPDSLDAVEPFLYRLFCDPDIINFPGAFLARRPLAKLISSRRKKIAAKHYEEIGGKSPILDLTNAQAVALERELNKTIDVKVFVAMRYWKPFTYEIIDEMKNHNFTKIVLLPLYPQYSKATTLSSFKEWYRVSKRKNYTSIPIASICCYHNHPKYIDAIVENINSALNNFSHLDANEIDLVFSAHGVPVSMIKLGDPYQRHIEETVKLVLEKGKWKSQNTLCYQSKVGPAQWLKPSLNATIKQLAEKGRKHLLIIPIAFVTEHIETLHEINIETREEAGHLGIQQFEMMPALNDSQTFIECLSDLVLKKVNNNPIELAMCKNLFEKNLKGNEPILCPLWNEVKR